A DNA window from Hoplias malabaricus isolate fHopMal1 chromosome 5, fHopMal1.hap1, whole genome shotgun sequence contains the following coding sequences:
- the ccdc51 gene encoding mitochondrial potassium channel translates to MRYRGSCILSRSYGTCLYLLQTPGRAQYNVSISRTYCSSKPSPREKAVSGQEKASATLKNVAELGKQWGQSSVRTMTTTINYWWERYEEFVGLNEVRDAQSKVTEAEKAFMVARGMVREAHLSLEALQVRLKEVRDRLDRVSREEAHYLELATLEHKLLQEERRLKTAYENAEELEREKFALFSAGVRESHEKERARAERTKNWSIIGSVLGAIIGVMGSTYINRVRLQELKGLLLEAQKGPASLQEAIKSQASLHKNQQEELKGLIDTLRGAVKNGAEEMRSIKPVSVPVPVTAQMPIAVPPSTPSASEETVKEILLQSQKAQALMENLKPQLEQLEQSVGKVATEIQAVKKSVVTRPKEKPVIQAKDSQLLVCDTESIIQGLDQTEKRLEAQINKTSLYTTALTYTAFALTMPVLYIIFKGT, encoded by the exons ATGAGGTACAGAGGGAGCTGTATACTATCAAGGAGCTATGGCACCTGCCTCTACCTCCTACAAACTCCAGGCAGAGCTCAGTATAATGTCTCCATCAGCAGAACATACTGTTCCTCAAAACCAAGCCCACGGGAGAAGGCAGTGTCCGGTCAGGAGAAGGCTTCAGCCACGCTGAAAAATGTAGCAGAACTCGGGAAACAGTGGGGACAGAGTTCAGTAAGAACCATGACCACCACTATCAACTACTGGTGGGAAAGGTATGAGGAATTTGTGGGCCTCAATGAAGTCCGAGATGCCCAGAGCAAAGTTACTGAG GCAGAGAAGGCGTTCATGGTTGCCAGAGGAATGGTCCGTGAGGCTCATTTAAGTTTGGAGGCTCTTCAGGTGAGACTCAAGGAGGTCCGAGATCGTCTGGATCGGGTTTCACGAGAGGAGGCACATTATCTAGAACTAGCCACACTGGAACACAAGTTGCTGCAG GAAGAGAGGCGTCTGAAAACAGCTTATGAAAACGCAgaggagttagagagagagaagttcgCCCTCTTCTCCGCCGGTGTGCGCGAGAGTCATGAGAAGGAGCGAGCCCGTGCCGAGAGGACAAAGAACTGGTCCATCATTGGTTCGGTGCTGGGCGCCATCATCGGGGTAATGGGGTCTACTTACATAAACAGGGTAcgacttcaggagctgaaagGTCTGCTCCTCGAGGCTCAGAAGGGACCGGCGAGCCTTCAAGAAGCAATTAAAAGCCAGGCCAGTTTGCACAAGAACCAGCAAGAAGAACTCAAAGGCCTGATAGATACGCTCAGAGGGGCTGTGAAAAACGGAGCCGAAGAGATGCGAAGTATTAAACCAGTGTCGGTTCCGGTTCCGGTGACTGCGCAGATGCCCATCGCTGTGCCGCCGTCCACACCCAGTGCCTCTGAAGAAACCGTCAAAGAAATCTTGCTCCAAAGCCAGAAAGCTCAGGCTCTTATGGAAAATCTCAAGCCTCAGCTGGAGCAGCTGGAACAGAGCGTGGGGAAAGTGGCCACTGAAATTCAGGCAGTAAAGAAATCTGTTGTGACTCGACCCAAGGAGAAGCCAGTCATTCAGGCAAAAGACTCCCAGCTCTTAGTGTGCGATACAGAGAGCATAATTCAAGGACTGGACCAGACAGAGAAAAGACTTGAGGCTCAGATTAATAAGACTTCTCTGTATACCACAGCTCTAACATACACGGCGTTTGCTTTAACCATGCCAGTGCTCTATATCATCTTTAAAGGCACATAA
- the tma7 gene encoding translation machinery-associated protein 7 yields the protein MSGREGGKKKPLKAPKKQSKEMDEDEVAYKQKQKEDQKAMEAMKAKAAGKGPLTGGGIKKSGKK from the exons ATGTCTGGAAGAGAAG GAGGCAAGAAGAAGCCCCTTAAGGCTCCCAAGAAACAGTCCAAGGAAATGGATGAG gatgaaGTGGCCTACAAACAGAAGCAGAAGGAGGACCAGAAAGCCATGGAGGCAATGAAAGCCAAAGCAGCAGGAAAAGGACCTTTAA CTGGTGGAGGAATTAAAAAGTCTGGGAAGAAATGA
- the dnase1l4.1 gene encoding deoxyribonuclease 1 like 4, tandem duplicate 1, which translates to MKIASFNIQKFGKRKLSDPAVIATLVKIVSRYDIVVILEVVDGSGKTVDTFLKELNKNDPKRQYTMKISTRLGRTVYKEQFLFIYREDVAKVVGTYQYEDNQPGDEDAFDREPYILRFSCPSTVVKDLVMIPVHTKPEDSEKEIDEFFDVVQVVRDKWKTDNIMILGDFNADGGYVSKKEMKLIRIFTDKNFHWLINDDVDTTTRQKNDNTYDRIVVYGKALLDAVVPNSAKAFNFQQEYGLTEADALKVSDHYPVEVEMKKASKSSGKRGK; encoded by the exons ATGAAGATCGCCTCTTTCAACATCCAGAAGTTCGGGAAGCGGAAACTCTCAGATCCGGCAGTTATCGCAACTCTGGTGAAG ATCGTGTCTCGCTATGACATCGTTGTGATTTTGGAGGTGGTGGACGGAAGCGGGAAAACTGTGGACACGTTTCTGAAGGAGCTCAATAA aaacgACCCGAAGCGTCAGTACACGATGAAGATCAGCACACGTCTCGGAAGAACCGTCTACAAGGAGCAATTTCTCTTCATTTACAG GGAGGACGTGGCGAAAGTGGTCGGGACGTATCAGTATGAGGACAACCAGCCTGGAGATGAGGACGCCTTCGACAGAGAACCCTACATTCTGCGCTTCTCCTGTCCGTCCACGG TGGTGAAAGACCTGGTGATGATCCCTGTCCACACAAAGCCTGAGGACTCGGAGAAAGAGATAGACGAGTTTTTCGATGTGGTCCAAGTCGTGAGAGACAAGTGGAAAACGGAC AACATCATGATCCTGGGAGACTTCAACGCAGACGGCGGCTATGTTTCTAAAAAAGAGATGAAACTGATTCGTATTTTCACTGATAAAAACTTCCACTGGTTGATCAACGACGACGTGGACACCACCACACGCCAGAAGAACGACAACACCTACGACAG GATCGTGGTTTACGGAAAAGCTCTTCTAGACGCCGTTGTGCCAAATTCCGCCAAAGCTTTCAACTTCCAGCAGGAGTACGGTCTGACTGAAGCTGAT GCGCTGAAAGTGAGTGACCACTACCCTGTGGAGGTGGAGATGAAAAAAGCCAGTAAGA GCTCAGGGAAACGTGGAAAATAA
- the si:dkey-222f2.1 gene encoding intermediate filament protein ON3: MSLRSKRISSSSSVRSSGKLGGFGYSGGFSGMSLGASSPGFSSSSTYLGAPVASISVNKSLLAPLNLEIDPNIQMVRTQEKEQIKSLNNRFASFIDKVRFLEQQNKMLETKFDLLHTQSPSRSNIEPMFEAYMANLRRQLDVVNNDKIKLDGELRNMQGLVEDFKHKYEDEINKRNNLENDFVILKKDVDSAYLVKADLEDKVGALTDEINFLRSVYDEELREMQASIKDTSVIVQMDNSRNLNMDQIVAEVKAQYEEIAAKSREEAESWYKSKFDQMASQASQYGDDLRNTKGEIAELNRMISRLQSEIETVKAQRANLENQIAEAEGRGELAVKEAKARIRDLEEALQRAKQDMARQLREYQELMNVKLALDIEIATYRKLLEGEEDRLGQQAIVSIQSMPSYSSKGMNGYQQMSSPPPKILIKTTETRDSRFSTH; encoded by the exons ATGAGTCTGAGGAGCAAGCGCATCAGCTCCAGCAGTTCCGTGCGGAGCAGCGGGAAGCTCGGGGGCTTCGGGTACAGCGGTGGTTTCAGCGGGATGTCCCTCGGAGCCTCGTCCCCCGgcttcagcagcagcagcacctacCTGGGCGCTCCAGTAGCCAGCATTTCCGTCAACAAGAGCTTACTGGCCCCTCTCAATCTGGAGATCGACCCCAACATCCAGATGGTGCGCACCCAGGAGAAGGAGCAGATCAAGTCCCTGAATAACCGCTTCGCATCCTTCATCGACAAG GTGAGGTTCCTAGAGCAGCAGAACAAGATGCTGGAGACCAAATTTGACCTCCTGCACACTCAGAGCCCCAGCAGGTCCAACATCGAGCCCATGTTTGAGGCCTACATGGCTAACCTCCGCCGACAGTTGGACGTGGTCAACAACGACAAAATCAAGCTGGACGGAGAGCTGAGGAACATGCAGGGGCTGGTGGAGGACTTCAAGCACAA ATACGAGGATGAGATCAACAAGAGGAACAACCTGGAGAACGACTTTGTGATTCTGAAAAAG GATGTGGACTCCGCGTACCTGGTGAAGGCCGACCTGGAGGACAAAGTGGGTGCTCTGACCGATGAGATCAACTTCCTCAGGAGCGTTTATGACGAG GAGCTGCGTGAGATGCAGGCCAGCATCAAGGACACCTCAGTCATTGTGCAAATGGACAACTCCCGCAATCTGAACATGGACCAGATCGTGGCTGAAGTGAAGGCCCAGTACGAGGAGATCGCAGCGAAGAGTCGAGAGGAGGCCGAGTCCTGGTACAAGTCTAAG TTTGACCAGATGGCCAGCCAGGCTTCTCAGTACGGAGACGATCTGAGAAACACCAAGGGGGAGATCGCAGAGCTGAACCGAATGATCAGCCGCCTGCAGAGTGAGATCGAAACTGTGAAGGCACag CGCGCTAACCTGGAGAACCAGATCGCCGAGGCTGAGGGTCGTGGGGAGCTGGCCGTGAAGGAGGCTAAAGCTCGgatcagggacctggaggaggCGCTGCAGAGGGCCAAGCAGGACATGGCCCGGCAGCTGCGCGAGTACCAGGAGCTCATGAACGTCAAACTGGCGCTGGACATCGAGATCGCCACCTACAGGAAGCTGCTGGAGGGCGAGGAGGACCG aCTTGGACAACAGGCCATTGTCAGCATCCAGTCGATGCCCAGTTACA GCTCTAAGGGGATGAACGGCTACCAGCAGATGAGCTCTCCACCTCCGAAAATCCTGATTAAAACCACGGAGACCAGAGACAGCAGATTCAGCACACACTGA
- the bcdin3d gene encoding pre-miRNA 5'-monophosphate methyltransferase: MALSGDGEGLEEKEDPGAAPFGNFMNYYSFNPPENRLTLIPPTLLQELGLSPESEPVLLLDVGCNSGDLSIALFKHILQDRPSHSQLPNIHLLGFDLDQDLISRAQISNPFPENIQFIPLDITQESSHGELCAYLKKFGCSRFHLCSCFAVTMWVHLNHGDAAFLALLSRLASVCEYLLLEVQPWKCYRSAARRLRKLGRSDFDHFKTLEIRGDMAAHAKDHLEKQCNMELAQSFGSTSWDRSLLLFKRQYKNK, translated from the exons ATGGCGCTGTCCGGAGACGGTGAGGGTCTAGAGGAGAAGGAAGACCCAGGAGCGGCTCCTTTTGGGAATTTTATGAATTATTACAGCTTTAATCCTCCAGAGAACCGCCTCACTTTAATACCGCCCACCCTGCTGCAGGAGCTCGGCCTGAGCCCCGAATCAGAACCGGTTCTGCTTCTGGACGTGGGCTGCAACTCCGGG GACCTGTCTATCGCACTGTTTAAGCATATTCTTCAAGATCGTCCATCTCACAGCCAGCTTCCAAACATTCACCTGCTTGGATTTGATCTCGATCAAGATCTGATCTCACGGGCCCAAATCTCCAACCCGTTCCCTGAAAATATTCAGTTTATTCCGCTTGACATCACCCAGGAGTCGAGCCACGGTGAATTATGTGCTTACCTGAAGAAATTTGGATGTAGTCGTTTTCATTTATGCTCATGTTTTGCGGTGACCATGTGGGTTCACCTGAACCACGGAGATGCTGCGTTTTTAGCCCTACTCTCCAGACTTGCTTCTGTCTGTGAATATTTATTACTTGAGGTACAGCCGTGGAAATGCTACCGTTCGGCCGCCAGACGTTTGCGCAAACTTGGACGCAGCGACTTTGACCACTTCAAGACTTTGGAAATCCGTGGAGACATGGCAGCACACGCTAAAGACCATTTAGAAAAGCAATGTAACATGGAGCTAGCACAGAGCTTCGGGAGTACATCATGGGACAGAAGCCTTCTGCTATTTAAGAGgcagtataaaaataaatga
- the cox14 gene encoding cytochrome c oxidase assembly protein COX14 homolog isoform X1 has product MGPAFNPWTKLAGALLGWGATMLSAKRMADVGYRLFSGSMMLLTVYGGYLCTLRAYRYVQRKKELQLAAQNQNMDPEVVKD; this is encoded by the exons ATGGGGCCAGCCTTTAACCCATGGACCAAACTTGCTGGTGCCCTACTGGGATGG GGAGCCACCATGCTGAGTGCCAAGCGTATGGCTGATGTGGGCTACCGTCTGTTCTCTGGTTCCATGATGCTGCTCACTGTTTACGGAGGTTATCTCTGCACCTTGCGAGCGTATCGCTACGTGCAGCGCAAGAAAGAGCTCCAACTGGCCGCTCAGAACCAGAACATGGACCCGGAGGTGGTCAAGGACTGA
- the cox14 gene encoding cytochrome c oxidase assembly protein COX14 homolog isoform X2 has product MLSAKRMADVGYRLFSGSMMLLTVYGGYLCTLRAYRYVQRKKELQLAAQNQNMDPEVVKD; this is encoded by the coding sequence ATGCTGAGTGCCAAGCGTATGGCTGATGTGGGCTACCGTCTGTTCTCTGGTTCCATGATGCTGCTCACTGTTTACGGAGGTTATCTCTGCACCTTGCGAGCGTATCGCTACGTGCAGCGCAAGAAAGAGCTCCAACTGGCCGCTCAGAACCAGAACATGGACCCGGAGGTGGTCAAGGACTGA